Proteins encoded in a region of the Brevefilum fermentans genome:
- the dnaX gene encoding DNA polymerase III subunit gamma/tau has translation MTQALYRKWRPQGWEEVIAQEHVTQTLKNAVANDRVAHAFLFAGPRGTGKTTTARILAKAVNCLEPDLSMRPCNACAHCQALNSGRFMDLIEIDAASNTSVDDVRDLREKINFSPSQGRFKVYIIDEVHMLSNAAFNALLKTLEEPPPHAIFVLATTEIHKIPATVLSRCQRHEFRRIPISSMISYLKEKAHAEELNVDESVFTEIARQATGSLRDAVSLLDQLTSSDEHITLEMAQQVLGTATSLRVIEVIDALLAKDTQTGLSLISNALDSGADARQFSRQIVTYLRNVLLYKMNNKIQVEAVETIKDALEKHASQFSMRELLEAINGFNAATTQEHFNWHPGLGLELAFSSYLAQPEPELGAPRVDVDLVKVAKPSLTAAENLKASKEKVEDTTPAPQITPVPKAEKLVDKADLEAIDLVTHEAAEPETVANAAVTSTASLQDAGGISFSDIQKAWPKIKALVKKHNPRTEGLLNSSKLTGIRENVVILGFSSNLLKEMMEKEGNLTLTMDILEEVLGQPLLIKCIVSTHDGNPIPDDLKIEEDGMVSTATRDLGGRISRAKEEK, from the coding sequence CCAAGCACTTTATAGAAAATGGCGCCCACAGGGTTGGGAAGAGGTAATCGCCCAGGAACATGTGACCCAGACGCTTAAAAATGCTGTCGCCAATGACCGAGTTGCCCATGCATTCTTATTCGCCGGTCCACGCGGCACAGGCAAAACAACAACCGCACGTATACTGGCAAAGGCTGTCAACTGCCTCGAACCGGACCTCTCCATGCGTCCATGTAATGCCTGTGCACACTGCCAGGCTCTCAATTCTGGACGATTCATGGATCTCATCGAAATCGATGCCGCTTCGAATACCAGCGTCGATGATGTCAGAGACCTGCGCGAAAAGATCAACTTTTCACCATCACAGGGACGTTTCAAGGTTTATATCATCGATGAAGTCCACATGCTTTCGAATGCAGCCTTCAATGCCCTCCTAAAGACGCTGGAAGAGCCACCTCCCCACGCAATTTTTGTCCTGGCCACCACGGAAATTCACAAAATTCCGGCGACGGTGCTCTCACGGTGTCAGCGTCATGAATTTCGCCGGATTCCTATTTCCAGCATGATCTCATACTTGAAAGAAAAAGCTCACGCTGAGGAACTCAATGTAGACGAATCCGTCTTTACTGAGATCGCCAGGCAAGCCACCGGCAGCCTGCGGGATGCAGTTTCTTTGCTTGATCAGCTCACATCCTCAGACGAGCACATCACGCTTGAGATGGCTCAACAAGTTTTAGGCACAGCCACCAGTTTGCGGGTGATTGAAGTCATCGACGCACTGCTGGCAAAAGACACTCAAACAGGTTTGTCCTTGATCAGCAATGCGTTGGACAGCGGCGCAGATGCGCGCCAATTTTCGCGACAAATCGTAACTTATCTTCGAAACGTTCTTCTTTACAAAATGAATAACAAAATCCAGGTTGAAGCGGTCGAGACCATCAAAGATGCACTCGAAAAACATGCCTCTCAATTTTCAATGCGAGAATTACTGGAAGCCATTAACGGATTCAATGCAGCAACCACCCAGGAACATTTCAACTGGCATCCAGGGTTGGGGCTCGAATTAGCCTTTAGCAGTTATTTAGCCCAACCCGAGCCAGAATTAGGCGCCCCTCGAGTGGATGTCGACCTGGTTAAAGTCGCAAAACCATCTCTGACAGCAGCAGAAAATTTAAAAGCATCCAAAGAGAAAGTCGAAGACACGACTCCAGCCCCACAAATCACCCCTGTCCCGAAAGCTGAAAAGCTTGTCGATAAAGCGGACCTTGAAGCAATAGATCTCGTGACACATGAAGCGGCGGAACCAGAAACCGTTGCAAATGCTGCGGTCACAAGCACCGCATCCTTACAGGATGCTGGAGGAATCAGCTTCAGCGATATCCAAAAAGCCTGGCCGAAAATTAAAGCCCTGGTTAAAAAACACAACCCTCGAACTGAAGGTCTGCTCAACTCGTCGAAACTGACTGGTATAAGAGAAAATGTTGTGATCCTTGGGTTTTCATCTAACCTGCTTAAGGAAATGATGGAAAAAGAAGGCAACCTCACGCTGACCATGGATATTCTCGAAGAAGTTCTGGGCCAGCCTTTATTAATCAAATGTATTGTTAGCACACACGATGGGAATCCAATTCCCGACGATTTAAAGATCGAAGAGGATGGAATGGTGAGTACAGCAACACGTGATCTGGGTGGTAGAATCAGCCGAGCAAAAGAAGAAAAATAA